In one window of Photobacterium leiognathi DNA:
- a CDS encoding AI-2E family transporter, with product MSQPFKIEPRHWLLIIALFVAAFASYKLIEPYLGPIVLAFIISLLFAPLHKRLLALMPTRANTAAMLSCFILTVIIVIPLLIVFSSIVHQGTTVSKESYEWITSGGPKELFAHPYAQKALGFIDKYSPFHNFDPQVIIQKIATTASQVGSQALNISARILGDATSILVNFMMMLFVLFFLLRDNDKMIAAIRHVIPLSRSQEDEIMNEVEQVAKSAVLGSFLTAVAQGIASGFAMWLCGFPGLFWGSMMAFASLIPVVGTALIWLPASLYLLLIGQWEWALFLAGWGVIVVGSIDNVVRPLLMQGSSSMNTLLIFFSIIGGIQLFGLIGMIYGPIIFGVTLVLFKMYEVEFKDFLEQQDKN from the coding sequence GTGTCACAGCCATTTAAAATCGAGCCTCGCCACTGGCTCCTTATTATTGCTTTATTTGTCGCTGCGTTTGCCAGCTACAAACTGATCGAACCTTACCTAGGTCCGATTGTTCTCGCGTTTATTATTTCATTGTTATTTGCGCCACTGCATAAACGTCTACTTGCGTTAATGCCAACCCGTGCCAATACCGCTGCAATGTTATCGTGTTTTATTCTTACCGTGATCATCGTGATCCCATTACTTATCGTGTTCTCATCGATTGTTCACCAAGGAACAACTGTCTCAAAAGAAAGCTATGAATGGATCACATCAGGCGGTCCGAAAGAGTTATTCGCCCACCCTTACGCTCAAAAAGCATTAGGGTTTATCGATAAATACTCACCGTTCCATAATTTTGATCCGCAAGTGATAATCCAAAAAATCGCCACCACAGCATCACAAGTTGGTTCACAAGCATTAAATATTAGTGCGCGTATTTTAGGTGACGCCACCAGTATTTTAGTGAACTTTATGATGATGCTATTTGTGTTGTTCTTCCTACTACGTGATAACGATAAGATGATCGCTGCGATTCGTCACGTGATTCCGCTTTCTCGTAGTCAAGAAGATGAAATCATGAACGAAGTCGAGCAAGTGGCAAAATCTGCAGTACTTGGCTCCTTCTTAACCGCTGTTGCACAAGGTATTGCTAGTGGTTTTGCCATGTGGCTATGTGGTTTCCCTGGGCTTTTCTGGGGCTCGATGATGGCCTTCGCGTCATTGATCCCGGTTGTGGGTACTGCACTGATTTGGCTACCAGCCTCTTTATACCTACTACTTATTGGTCAATGGGAATGGGCACTGTTCCTTGCTGGTTGGGGCGTGATTGTGGTTGGCTCAATTGATAACGTGGTGCGACCACTATTAATGCAAGGCAGTTCAAGCATGAACACCTTACTGATCTTCTTCTCAATCATTGGTGGTATCCAACTGTTTGGTTTGATCGGTATGATTTATGGCCCAATTATTTTTGGTGTCACACTGGTACTGTTCAAAATGTATGAAGTTGAATTTAAAGACTTCTTAGAACAACAAGATAAAAACTAA
- the rsmC gene encoding 16S rRNA (guanine(1207)-N(2))-methyltransferase RsmC, which yields MSYCAASQVVARQSEFFENRKVLIAGELSDTFASELCQTAQTVSVFTTNYGFFNDIQRFSNVSSYFGAELTETSDIDMILLYWPKAKAEAEYLLTMLLDKFGTGVEICIVGENRSGVRSAEKLFAQYGPLTKYDSARRCSFYWGRCDNTPKAFNLADWFRSYPINIAGVQLTVRSLPGVFSHGEFDKGSELLLNNLPNLHGKVLDFGCGAGVIGAVMKAKYPAIELELCDISALAIESAKETFKVNNLEASKFTATDVYKTLTGPYQFLISNPPFHAGLKTFYAATEQFIEQAPQYLNPQGQMVIVANSFLQYPPLIEASLGHCEITAKTNKFNIYAATK from the coding sequence ATGTCTTATTGCGCCGCGAGCCAGGTCGTTGCTCGTCAATCTGAGTTTTTCGAAAACCGTAAAGTCCTTATCGCAGGCGAGTTAAGTGATACCTTTGCATCAGAGTTATGCCAAACAGCACAAACTGTATCGGTATTTACCACTAACTATGGCTTCTTCAATGACATTCAACGCTTCAGCAATGTAAGTAGTTACTTCGGGGCAGAGCTTACTGAAACCTCTGATATCGATATGATTTTGCTTTACTGGCCGAAAGCAAAAGCAGAAGCCGAATACTTACTGACCATGCTATTAGATAAGTTTGGTACTGGCGTTGAAATCTGCATTGTTGGTGAAAACCGCTCAGGTGTACGAAGCGCAGAAAAACTATTTGCACAATACGGTCCACTAACAAAATACGACTCAGCACGTCGCTGTAGCTTCTATTGGGGCCGTTGTGATAACACGCCTAAAGCTTTCAACCTTGCTGATTGGTTCCGTAGCTACCCAATTAATATTGCAGGCGTACAACTGACTGTTCGCTCACTACCGGGCGTGTTTAGCCATGGTGAGTTTGATAAAGGCTCAGAGTTGCTGCTCAATAACTTACCTAACCTACACGGTAAAGTGCTTGATTTTGGTTGTGGTGCAGGTGTAATTGGCGCTGTGATGAAAGCCAAATATCCAGCTATTGAACTAGAGCTTTGTGACATTAGTGCACTTGCGATTGAATCAGCGAAAGAGACCTTTAAGGTTAATAACCTAGAAGCGAGTAAGTTCACCGCAACCGACGTGTATAAAACACTGACGGGGCCTTACCAATTCTTGATCAGTAACCCTCCGTTCCACGCTGGTCTAAAAACGTTTTATGCGGCAACAGAGCAGTTTATTGAGCAAGCCCCACAATACCTTAACCCACAAGGTCAAATGGTAATTGTGGCAAACAGCTTCTTGCAATATCCGCCTCTGATTGAAGCAAGCTTGGGTCATTGCGAAATTACTGCTAAAACCAACAAATTCAATATTTACGCAGCAACCAAATAA
- a CDS encoding hybrid sensor histidine kinase/response regulator produces MQNTTRFKRLQHTLMLAFIVLSITPLVLSALYFLNSHTKDLAEQSINHLASLRDNKQKQLYSFFAAKESEVKSFARSELSNNSGGRFYGLVGAYHQLGDIEPQLAKQGRAHYFSQTLTKKNDNNNQTTYVGHERYRLMYKRYNAVYKEYLKRSDFKDIMLVDLSGNVVYSVHNHSLFGINLLKNQQASPALKQTFETIKQKTKLSQKQPDQVPVTFTDFSQTANNSDTTAWFAAPIIQQGYLHSYVFMELSNKAISELIQDLGNNANYVQTLLIDQDHKLRFSAESDLPQTLQSESISQALAGKSGVGSFKNYNHIPVLSAFSPLDILGNKWALVVELPEKEAFARITELEKIFGFGMITAILLVIFVSHLLSNSITAPLLRLTWAAEKASGGDLDQIIEGTERSDEIGRLAISFSRMQRSIREKIGLIKTQNDELEQSLKIIQQKNDELQTADKLKDEFLATTSHELRTPLHGMVGIAESLLAGANGPLQDPQRRQLEMLINSGQRLTNLVDDLLDYHKMRYGDLDIHRHAIDLSAAVRLVLELSSHLLGNKPVRIINQIPADLPLVDADEQRLEQVLYNLVGNAIKYTSEGKIIISATVLEQQLRVQVVDTGQGIPSEQLEHIFEPLIQANSGSANYRQGAGLGLSISRQLIELMGGRLYVSSQPMVGTTFSFTLNLATEAQINAISHESTSQHFQAPSLDSSSCESSNLPENPNGDLILVVDDEPVNLQILNNFLRLAGYRVKTAENGPQALAMVEEQRPDLILLDIMMPEMSGYEVCTILRKQYSIFELPIMMLSALGQIQDRIKGFECGANDYLTKPFNKEELIARIQAYLQASKTEHEKQKNQSLQQEIHRREQVEISLIEAQSRLLGLLDSTTEAIICVQNEGRIRYVNSAAGKLFKRPPEQLERHTISDILAAELPDTIADSHHYNGKLSFLIGEQVQTLSTDVINLPQESGLKQMFVFDSQGPSADHRIGLLENAVDMLSEFAFNGDKNNLQQLRELGGEFTRLADKLDSNNQNKGQQIRELLVESMKNTLMLWESESNKTKFELAEESGLWRVYLDRSTLQTRTLDKYLHLETLPKTPRWRTVINTMDYVLERCNQPTAARQELVTMRDKLHHTISTS; encoded by the coding sequence ATGCAGAATACTACGCGATTTAAACGTCTCCAACATACGTTAATGTTGGCTTTTATTGTGCTCAGCATCACCCCTTTGGTTTTATCTGCCTTATATTTTCTAAACTCACATACCAAAGATCTCGCCGAGCAAAGTATCAATCACTTAGCCTCTTTACGCGATAATAAGCAAAAGCAGCTCTACAGCTTTTTTGCCGCTAAAGAATCAGAGGTGAAGAGTTTCGCTCGCTCAGAATTATCCAATAACAGTGGCGGTCGTTTTTATGGCCTCGTGGGTGCTTATCACCAATTAGGTGACATCGAGCCACAGCTTGCAAAACAAGGACGTGCTCACTATTTCTCACAAACCCTGACCAAGAAAAACGACAACAACAACCAAACCACCTATGTAGGGCATGAACGCTATCGTTTGATGTATAAGCGCTATAACGCAGTTTATAAAGAATATTTAAAACGTTCAGACTTCAAAGACATCATGTTGGTTGATTTGTCAGGTAACGTGGTTTATTCCGTCCATAATCACAGCTTATTTGGCATTAATTTGCTTAAAAATCAGCAAGCATCGCCAGCACTAAAGCAGACTTTTGAAACCATTAAGCAAAAAACCAAACTAAGCCAGAAACAGCCCGATCAAGTGCCTGTTACTTTTACTGATTTCAGTCAAACAGCCAATAACAGTGATACAACGGCATGGTTTGCTGCCCCTATTATTCAGCAAGGCTATTTGCACAGTTACGTGTTTATGGAGCTGAGTAACAAAGCAATTTCTGAGCTCATTCAAGATCTGGGTAACAATGCTAATTACGTCCAAACACTACTGATTGACCAAGATCACAAACTGCGTTTTTCAGCAGAATCAGATTTACCCCAAACCTTACAAAGTGAAAGTATTAGCCAAGCACTAGCAGGGAAATCTGGCGTGGGTAGCTTTAAAAACTACAATCACATCCCTGTACTCAGCGCCTTTTCTCCACTCGATATTCTGGGTAACAAGTGGGCGTTAGTGGTTGAGTTACCAGAAAAAGAAGCCTTTGCACGCATTACTGAGTTAGAGAAAATCTTTGGCTTTGGCATGATCACTGCCATTCTCTTGGTGATTTTCGTCTCTCACCTACTTTCCAACTCCATTACTGCGCCATTGTTACGTTTAACTTGGGCTGCTGAAAAAGCCTCTGGTGGCGATCTTGATCAGATCATTGAAGGTACTGAACGCAGCGATGAAATTGGTCGCCTTGCGATAAGCTTTTCACGTATGCAGCGCTCTATTCGTGAAAAAATTGGTCTAATAAAAACCCAAAATGATGAGCTAGAACAGAGCCTTAAGATCATCCAGCAGAAAAATGATGAGCTACAAACCGCAGATAAACTAAAAGATGAATTTCTTGCGACAACTTCCCATGAACTGCGTACACCGCTTCATGGCATGGTCGGTATTGCTGAATCCTTACTGGCAGGTGCTAATGGCCCACTACAAGATCCACAGCGTCGTCAGCTTGAAATGCTGATCAACAGTGGTCAACGCTTAACAAACTTGGTTGATGATCTGTTGGACTATCACAAGATGCGCTATGGCGATCTTGATATTCATCGCCATGCTATTGATTTATCAGCAGCTGTACGTTTGGTTTTAGAACTTTCAAGCCATCTATTAGGTAATAAACCAGTACGTATTATTAACCAAATACCAGCGGATTTACCGCTGGTTGATGCCGATGAACAGCGTCTAGAGCAAGTGCTATACAACCTTGTTGGTAATGCGATTAAGTACACATCTGAAGGGAAAATTATTATCTCTGCCACTGTGCTTGAGCAGCAATTACGAGTACAAGTCGTCGATACAGGCCAAGGTATTCCTAGTGAGCAGCTTGAGCATATCTTTGAGCCATTGATCCAAGCGAATTCTGGCTCGGCTAATTATCGTCAAGGGGCTGGGCTTGGGCTATCAATCAGCCGCCAACTGATTGAATTAATGGGCGGTCGTTTATACGTCAGTAGTCAGCCAATGGTCGGTACAACCTTTAGCTTTACCTTGAATTTAGCGACAGAGGCACAAATTAACGCGATTTCTCACGAGTCCACCAGCCAACATTTCCAAGCACCATCATTAGATTCAAGCAGTTGTGAAAGTAGTAACTTACCAGAAAACCCTAATGGTGACTTGATCCTAGTCGTTGATGACGAGCCTGTTAACCTACAGATCCTCAACAATTTTTTACGTTTAGCTGGCTATCGTGTGAAAACAGCAGAAAATGGTCCACAAGCACTAGCAATGGTAGAAGAACAACGTCCAGATCTGATTTTGCTCGACATTATGATGCCAGAAATGAGTGGATATGAAGTTTGTACAATCCTAAGAAAACAATACTCTATTTTTGAATTGCCAATCATGATGCTGTCAGCTTTAGGACAGATCCAAGATCGCATTAAAGGCTTTGAGTGTGGCGCCAATGACTATTTAACCAAACCCTTTAATAAGGAAGAGCTAATTGCTCGTATTCAAGCTTACCTACAAGCAAGTAAGACTGAACATGAAAAGCAAAAGAACCAAAGCCTACAGCAAGAGATCCATCGCCGAGAGCAGGTCGAAATCAGCTTAATTGAAGCGCAAAGCCGTTTACTGGGGTTACTAGACTCAACCACTGAAGCGATCATTTGTGTACAAAATGAAGGTCGGATTCGTTATGTAAACAGCGCTGCTGGCAAGCTATTTAAACGTCCACCAGAACAGCTTGAGCGCCATACAATAAGTGATATTTTAGCTGCTGAATTACCTGACACCATCGCTGATAGCCACCATTACAACGGGAAATTGAGCTTCCTGATCGGTGAGCAAGTGCAAACACTATCAACCGATGTCATTAATTTGCCGCAAGAATCTGGGCTGAAACAGATGTTTGTATTCGACAGTCAAGGGCCATCGGCAGATCACCGTATTGGCTTATTAGAAAATGCAGTCGATATGTTGTCAGAATTTGCCTTTAACGGTGATAAGAACAACCTACAGCAGCTTCGTGAGCTGGGCGGTGAATTTACTCGACTTGCAGATAAACTCGATAGCAATAACCAAAATAAAGGCCAACAAATTCGAGAGTTGCTGGTTGAATCGATGAAAAACACCCTAATGCTATGGGAAAGCGAATCGAACAAAACCAAGTTTGAATTAGCAGAAGAAAGTGGTTTATGGCGTGTTTATCTAGACCGTAGTACGTTACAAACGCGTACCTTAGATAAATATCTTCATCTTGAAACATTGCCTAAAACACCACGTTGGCGCACTGTGATTAATACCATGGATTATGTACTTGAACGCTGTAATCAACCAACAGCGGCACGCCAAGAGCTCGTCACCATGCGTGATAAATTGCACCATACCATTAGTACCAGCTAA
- a CDS encoding ABC transporter substrate-binding protein, with product MLANINKTKLALAVVAAATAFTAPVASAAEKSELTVVPNFYPTMVRNFNPYLSTNLHTTTDFVYEPLVVFNQMKGNEPVMRLAKDYYMSDDLMQVTFEIRDGVKWSDGEAFSADDVVYSFDLVKKNPELDQRGINKWVKSVKKDGNKVIFSLTEANSNVPFEISFVPVVPKHIWSKVENPTTFTNENPVGTGPFTEIDTFTPQLYVQCRNPNYWDNANLEVDCLRVPQIANNDQLLTKIINSELDWTSSFIPDIDSTYAAANPNHKYWYPAAGTQSFMLNFKSPKEGNKEAINNVDFRRAFSMAIDRQTIIDIAFYGAGTPNDYASGLGDGFKTWSDEAVHGKYKAFNTYNVKGAKELLAKAGFKDTDGDGFVETPTGKKIELEVQSPNGWTDFNNTVQLGVEQLQEVGINAKARTPDFAVYNEAMLNGTYDVAYTNYFNGADPYLYWDSAYNSRYQSGDGMPRFAMHFFKNAELDKLLDSFYKTADKGEQIKIAHGIQKIIAENQVTVPVMSGANNFQYNETRFTGWWNEKNPQGRPMVWAGVPERLLQVLDLKPKA from the coding sequence ATGCTTGCCAATATTAACAAAACTAAGTTAGCACTTGCCGTTGTTGCAGCAGCAACCGCTTTTACAGCACCAGTAGCTTCAGCAGCAGAAAAAAGTGAACTAACAGTAGTACCAAACTTTTACCCTACAATGGTACGTAACTTTAACCCGTACCTATCTACTAACCTACACACCACAACAGACTTCGTTTACGAGCCATTGGTTGTATTTAACCAAATGAAAGGTAACGAGCCAGTAATGCGTTTGGCGAAAGACTACTACATGTCTGACGACCTAATGCAAGTAACGTTCGAAATCCGTGACGGCGTTAAGTGGTCTGACGGTGAAGCGTTCTCTGCTGATGACGTTGTTTACTCTTTCGATCTAGTGAAGAAGAACCCTGAGCTAGACCAACGTGGTATCAACAAGTGGGTTAAATCAGTGAAGAAAGACGGTAACAAAGTTATCTTCTCTCTAACTGAAGCAAACTCTAACGTTCCATTCGAAATTTCTTTCGTACCAGTAGTGCCTAAGCACATCTGGAGCAAAGTTGAAAACCCAACAACTTTCACTAACGAAAACCCAGTAGGTACTGGTCCATTTACTGAGATCGATACTTTTACTCCTCAACTATACGTTCAGTGTCGTAACCCTAACTACTGGGATAACGCTAACCTAGAAGTTGACTGTCTACGTGTACCTCAGATCGCGAACAACGATCAGCTACTAACTAAGATCATCAACTCTGAGCTAGATTGGACTTCATCGTTCATTCCTGACATCGACAGCACATACGCTGCGGCGAATCCTAATCACAAATACTGGTACCCAGCAGCTGGTACTCAGTCATTCATGTTGAACTTCAAGTCGCCTAAAGAAGGTAACAAAGAAGCAATCAACAACGTTGATTTCCGTCGTGCGTTCTCTATGGCTATCGACCGTCAAACAATCATCGACATCGCGTTCTACGGTGCGGGTACACCAAATGACTACGCGTCTGGCCTAGGCGATGGTTTCAAAACTTGGTCTGATGAAGCTGTACACGGTAAATACAAAGCATTCAACACATACAATGTGAAAGGTGCTAAAGAGCTTCTAGCGAAAGCTGGCTTCAAAGATACTGACGGTGATGGTTTCGTAGAAACACCAACTGGTAAGAAGATCGAGCTTGAAGTTCAATCTCCAAACGGTTGGACTGACTTCAACAACACTGTACAGCTAGGTGTTGAGCAGCTTCAAGAAGTGGGTATCAATGCGAAAGCTCGTACTCCTGACTTCGCTGTTTACAACGAAGCAATGCTAAACGGTACTTATGACGTAGCTTACACAAACTACTTCAACGGTGCAGATCCATACCTATACTGGGATAGCGCATACAACTCACGCTACCAGTCTGGTGACGGCATGCCTCGTTTCGCAATGCACTTCTTCAAGAATGCAGAGCTAGACAAGCTACTAGACAGCTTCTACAAGACAGCTGACAAAGGCGAGCAAATCAAGATTGCTCACGGTATCCAGAAGATCATCGCTGAAAACCAAGTTACAGTTCCAGTAATGTCTGGTGCGAACAACTTCCAATACAACGAAACTCGCTTCACTGGTTGGTGGAACGAGAAGAACCCTCAAGGCCGTCCAATGGTATGGGCAGGTGTTCCTGAGCGTCTACTTCAAGTACTGGATCTAAAACCAAAAGCATAA
- a CDS encoding ABC transporter permease codes for MGFFLRRLSFYFIALIFAATLNFIIPRAMPGDPVTMMFANATAQVTPERIEAMKKLLGFVDGPLYEQYFSYLANVFTWNLGTSIKFYPLSVNELLGGAVGWSLFLAGSAVILSFCIGSVLGIFAAWKRGSTYDAFISPGMLVVQAVPPVVIAMLVMFTFAIGLQWFPTGNAFTPGVVPDWTSWAFYKDVMYHAALPLFCATVIQIGGFLINMRNNMINLLNEDYITMAKGKGLSENRVVFNYAARNAMLPSVTALSMALGMAIGGQLIVEIIFNYPGLGTVMLNAIHSRDYQVLQGQLLIMTMFMLFFNFMADILIVVLDPRLRKGGK; via the coding sequence ATGGGATTTTTTCTACGTCGTTTATCGTTTTATTTTATCGCGCTAATTTTCGCGGCAACGCTAAACTTTATTATTCCGCGTGCGATGCCTGGTGACCCAGTTACCATGATGTTCGCAAACGCAACCGCACAGGTAACCCCTGAGCGTATCGAAGCCATGAAAAAGCTATTAGGCTTTGTTGATGGCCCACTATATGAACAATACTTTTCTTACCTAGCTAACGTATTTACGTGGAACCTAGGTACTTCTATCAAATTTTATCCTCTATCAGTTAACGAACTGCTAGGTGGCGCTGTAGGTTGGTCTCTATTCTTAGCTGGCTCTGCAGTAATCCTTTCTTTCTGTATTGGTTCTGTATTAGGTATTTTCGCGGCATGGAAACGCGGCAGTACTTATGACGCATTCATCTCTCCGGGCATGCTAGTTGTACAAGCGGTTCCACCTGTTGTAATCGCAATGCTAGTAATGTTTACCTTTGCTATTGGCTTACAGTGGTTCCCTACTGGTAACGCATTTACTCCTGGCGTTGTACCTGATTGGACGAGCTGGGCATTCTACAAAGACGTGATGTACCACGCTGCACTACCGCTATTCTGTGCGACGGTAATTCAGATTGGTGGCTTCTTGATCAACATGCGTAACAACATGATCAACTTGCTAAACGAAGATTACATCACCATGGCTAAAGGTAAGGGCCTTAGCGAAAACCGTGTTGTATTCAACTACGCAGCACGTAACGCAATGCTACCAAGTGTAACCGCACTTTCTATGGCACTAGGTATGGCTATCGGTGGTCAGCTGATTGTTGAAATCATCTTTAACTACCCAGGTCTTGGTACGGTGATGCTTAACGCAATCCACTCTCGTGACTACCAAGTTCTTCAAGGCCAGCTACTTATTATGACTATGTTCATGCTGTTCTTTAACTTCATGGCCGACATCCTGATCGTTGTGCTTGACCCTCGCCTACGTAAAGGAGGCAAATAA
- a CDS encoding ABC transporter permease: MKALFKLLSGNPKAMFGLGIISVFILAAIFAPFITEHNPDKRTGKPHEYPAFVVKAAQENPEGWVAENLATNKRTLLMSKDAEHVLGTSRMGRDIWSQLVYGARTSLAVGFGAGLMVCFLATIIGISAGYFGGKVDEILTAAMNIMLVMPQLPLLFVIAAFIGQAGPMTIAVVIAMTSWAWGARVVRAQTLSLREKEFVKAAEVLGESSWRIIFVEILPNLISIVGASFIGSVMLAIMTEATLSFLGLGDPNTISWGVMLYNVQTSSSMLVGAWWELLAPCIALTLIAVGLALLNFAVDEIANPQLRSHKGMRRWKNLAKENAKAEKAQDAVEAPQPALQGGEK, translated from the coding sequence ATGAAAGCCTTATTTAAATTATTATCAGGTAACCCTAAGGCAATGTTTGGCCTAGGTATCATCAGTGTCTTTATCCTTGCTGCTATCTTTGCGCCGTTTATTACTGAGCACAACCCAGATAAAAGAACAGGTAAACCACACGAATACCCAGCATTTGTTGTAAAAGCTGCACAAGAAAACCCTGAAGGTTGGGTGGCTGAAAACTTAGCAACCAATAAGCGTACCCTGCTGATGTCTAAAGATGCAGAGCACGTATTAGGTACTTCTCGTATGGGTCGTGATATCTGGTCACAACTTGTATATGGCGCTCGTACATCACTAGCGGTAGGTTTCGGTGCTGGTCTAATGGTGTGTTTCTTAGCAACTATCATTGGTATTTCAGCAGGTTACTTTGGCGGTAAGGTTGATGAAATCTTAACAGCAGCGATGAACATCATGCTGGTAATGCCACAGCTCCCACTGCTATTCGTTATCGCAGCCTTTATCGGTCAAGCAGGTCCAATGACCATCGCGGTGGTAATAGCCATGACCTCCTGGGCATGGGGTGCACGTGTTGTTCGTGCCCAAACCCTATCGCTACGTGAAAAAGAGTTCGTAAAAGCGGCTGAAGTATTAGGTGAATCATCTTGGCGCATTATCTTCGTTGAAATTCTGCCAAACCTGATCTCAATCGTAGGCGCAAGCTTCATCGGTTCAGTAATGCTTGCCATCATGACCGAAGCAACACTGTCATTCTTAGGCTTAGGTGATCCAAATACCATCAGCTGGGGTGTGATGCTGTACAACGTACAAACGTCATCTTCAATGCTAGTTGGCGCTTGGTGGGAGCTATTAGCACCATGTATCGCACTAACCTTGATTGCTGTTGGTCTTGCTCTTCTTAACTTTGCTGTCGATGAAATCGCTAACCCGCAATTACGTTCTCACAAAGGCATGCGCCGTTGGAAAAACTTAGCAAAAGAAAATGCTAAAGCAGAAAAAGCACAAGACGCTGTGGAAGCTCCTCAGCCAGCCCTACAAGGGGGAGAAAAATAA
- a CDS encoding ABC transporter ATP-binding protein, whose translation MTNPQISIRNLCVDYITDAGDVRAVNNVSFDIGKGEIFGLAGESGCGKSTVAFSLMRLHKPPAFITGGEVIFDGHGDILKKSDLAMSAFRWSEISMVFQSAMNALNPVLTMEEQFCDVIMRHTSMTRQQAVRRAEGLLEIVDIHPSRLRDYPHQFSGGMRQRLVIAIALALNPKMIIMDEPTTALDVVVQREILQKIYALKEEFGFSILFITHDLSLMVEFSDRIGIMYSGELIEVAPSKEILEKPFHPYTEGLGSSFPPLTGPKTKLTGIPGNPLNLLEIPQGCRFQARCSKTTEACFKTPTQLTQIEPGRLSNCHLFTKRG comes from the coding sequence ATGACTAATCCACAAATCTCAATTCGCAACTTGTGCGTTGACTACATTACCGATGCGGGTGATGTACGCGCAGTAAACAATGTTAGCTTCGACATTGGTAAAGGTGAAATTTTTGGTTTAGCAGGTGAATCAGGCTGTGGTAAATCCACTGTTGCATTCTCACTGATGCGCCTTCATAAGCCGCCAGCATTCATCACCGGTGGTGAGGTTATCTTTGATGGTCACGGTGACATTCTGAAAAAATCAGATCTTGCGATGTCAGCATTCCGCTGGAGCGAAATCTCGATGGTATTCCAGAGTGCAATGAACGCCCTAAACCCAGTATTAACAATGGAAGAGCAGTTCTGTGACGTAATTATGCGTCACACGAGCATGACACGTCAGCAGGCTGTTCGCCGTGCTGAAGGTCTATTAGAAATTGTTGATATCCACCCTAGCCGTTTACGCGACTACCCTCACCAGTTCTCTGGCGGTATGCGTCAACGCTTGGTTATCGCTATTGCACTCGCGCTAAATCCTAAAATGATCATCATGGATGAACCAACAACGGCGCTTGATGTTGTAGTTCAACGTGAAATCCTACAAAAGATTTACGCACTTAAAGAAGAGTTTGGTTTCTCAATCCTCTTCATCACTCATGACTTGTCATTGATGGTCGAGTTCTCTGACCGTATCGGCATCATGTATTCAGGTGAGTTGATTGAAGTTGCACCGTCAAAAGAAATCTTAGAGAAACCATTCCACCCATACACTGAGGGCTTGGGTAGCTCATTCCCTCCGCTGACTGGTCCAAAAACGAAGTTAACAGGCATTCCAGGTAACCCACTTAACTTACTTGAAATTCCTCAAGGTTGTCGTTTCCAAGCGCGTTGTAGCAAAACAACAGAAGCTTGTTTTAAAACCCCAACCCAGCTAACACAAATTGAACCAGGACGTTTATCAAACTGCCACCTATTCACTAAACGTGGTTAA